A stretch of the Flavobacterium sp. 5 genome encodes the following:
- the gap gene encoding type I glyceraldehyde-3-phosphate dehydrogenase, giving the protein MSKVKLGINGFGRIGRIVFRESFNRDNIEVVAINDLLDVDHLAYLLKYDSVHGRFDGTVEVKEGKLFVNGRNIRITAERNPADLKWNEVDVDVVAECTGIFTTIETANEHIKGGAKKVIISAPSADAPMFVMGVNHETAKASDLVVSNASCTTNCLAPLAKVIHDNFGIVEALMTTVHATTSTQMTADGPSRKDWRGGRAASINIIPSSTGAAKAVGKVIPDLNGKLTGMAFRVPTADVSTVDLTVKVAKETSYEEIMAVLKKASETTMKGILGYTEDAVVSQDFISDKRTSIIDATAGIGLNSTFFKLVSWYDNEYGYSSKLIDLAVHISALK; this is encoded by the coding sequence ATGTCAAAAGTAAAATTAGGAATAAACGGATTTGGTAGAATTGGAAGAATTGTTTTTAGAGAATCTTTCAATAGAGATAATATAGAAGTAGTTGCAATCAATGACTTATTAGATGTAGATCATTTAGCTTATTTGTTAAAATATGATTCAGTTCACGGTCGTTTTGATGGAACTGTTGAAGTAAAAGAAGGAAAACTTTTTGTAAACGGAAGAAATATTCGTATTACTGCTGAAAGAAATCCTGCTGACTTAAAATGGAATGAAGTTGATGTTGATGTAGTTGCTGAATGTACTGGTATTTTTACAACTATTGAAACTGCAAATGAGCACATTAAAGGTGGTGCTAAAAAAGTAATTATTTCTGCTCCTTCTGCAGATGCTCCAATGTTTGTAATGGGAGTAAATCACGAAACTGCAAAAGCTTCTGATTTAGTAGTTTCTAATGCTTCTTGTACTACAAACTGTTTAGCACCTTTAGCTAAAGTTATTCACGATAATTTTGGAATTGTTGAAGCTTTAATGACAACAGTTCACGCTACAACTTCAACTCAAATGACAGCTGATGGACCTTCTAGAAAAGACTGGAGAGGTGGACGTGCTGCAAGTATAAACATTATTCCTTCATCTACTGGAGCTGCAAAAGCGGTTGGAAAAGTTATTCCTGATTTGAATGGAAAATTAACTGGTATGGCTTTCCGTGTTCCTACTGCTGACGTTTCTACTGTTGATTTAACTGTAAAAGTGGCTAAAGAAACTTCTTACGAAGAAATTATGGCTGTTTTGAAAAAAGCTTCAGAAACTACAATGAAAGGTATTTTAGGATATACTGAAGATGCAGTTGTATCTCAAGATTTTATTTCTGACAAAAGAACTTCAATCATTGATGCTACTGCTGGAATTGGATTAAATTCAACTTTCTTTAAATTGGTATCTTGGTATGATAATGAGTATGGATATTCAAGCAAATTAATTGATTTAGCTGTTCATATTTCTGCTTTAAAATAA
- the tsaD gene encoding tRNA (adenosine(37)-N6)-threonylcarbamoyltransferase complex transferase subunit TsaD, whose translation MQIPEVFILAIESSCDDTAAAVLCNDKVLSNVVANQLIHNQYGGVVPELASRAHQQNIVPVIEAALKKANIQKEQLSAIAFTQGPGLMGSLLVGSSFAKSMALALKIPLIAVNHMHAHILAHFINEEGFDKPEFPFLALTISGGHTQIVRVNDFFDLTIIGETTDDAVGEAFDKSAKILGLPYPGGPLVDKYAQLGNPKAFPFTKPKVPGLDFSFSGLKTAILYFIQKKKNENPAFIDENLNDICASIQHTIIEILMDKLKLAVKETGIKQIAIGGGVSANSGIRNTLKATENKYGWKTFIPKFEYTTDNAAMIGIVGYQKFLSQKFETADVVSKARIQF comes from the coding sequence ATGCAAATTCCTGAGGTTTTTATACTTGCAATAGAAAGTTCTTGCGATGATACTGCTGCTGCTGTATTATGTAACGATAAAGTATTGTCTAATGTTGTGGCCAATCAGTTAATTCACAATCAATATGGAGGTGTAGTACCCGAATTGGCTTCTCGTGCACATCAACAAAACATTGTTCCCGTAATTGAAGCTGCATTAAAAAAAGCAAATATTCAAAAAGAGCAATTATCCGCAATAGCTTTTACACAAGGACCTGGACTTATGGGTTCACTTTTAGTTGGTAGCTCATTTGCAAAGTCTATGGCTTTGGCATTAAAAATTCCTCTTATAGCCGTAAACCATATGCATGCCCATATTCTGGCGCATTTTATAAACGAAGAAGGTTTTGACAAACCTGAGTTCCCTTTTTTAGCCTTGACCATTAGCGGTGGACATACACAAATCGTTAGAGTCAATGACTTTTTTGATTTAACAATAATAGGAGAAACTACAGATGATGCTGTTGGAGAAGCTTTTGATAAAAGTGCAAAAATATTAGGACTTCCTTATCCTGGAGGCCCTCTAGTAGATAAATATGCTCAATTAGGAAATCCTAAAGCTTTTCCTTTTACTAAGCCCAAAGTTCCTGGATTAGATTTTAGTTTTTCTGGATTAAAAACAGCTATTTTATATTTTATTCAAAAGAAAAAAAATGAAAATCCTGCATTTATTGATGAAAATTTAAATGATATCTGTGCATCCATTCAACATACTATTATAGAAATTTTGATGGATAAACTAAAATTAGCTGTAAAAGAAACTGGCATTAAACAAATTGCAATTGGAGGCGGTGTTTCTGCCAATTCTGGAATTCGAAATACTCTAAAAGCAACAGAAAACAAATACGGTTGGAAAACTTTCATCCCAAAATTTGAATACACAACAGATAATGCTGCAATGATTGGAATTGTAGGCTATCAAAAGTTTTTATCACAAAAATTTGAAACTGCTGATGTCGTTTCTAAAGCAAGAATACAATTTTAA
- a CDS encoding N-acetylglucosamine kinase: protein MKLIVDSGSTKADWIAIDDNGKVMFTTQTLGLNPEILNGDEIVDRLNDRFDILQNKSTATHLFFYGAGCGTDRMKKMLSEIFRDYFSNAIVVVEEDTYAAVFATTPKGESAIVGILGTGSNCSYFDGKVLEQKVQSLGYIAMDDCSGNVFGKELIRKYYFNKMPKELAEVFEKEYDLSPDHIKNKLYKEPNPNAYLATFAKFLIQHKEHEFCRKIIFKAMKSFIKNYIRQFENCKEVPVHFVGSIAFYLKEELAEIFEKYELQLGNVLRRPIDGLIAYHVANS from the coding sequence ATGAAATTAATAGTTGACAGTGGTTCTACTAAAGCAGATTGGATTGCAATAGATGATAATGGGAAAGTTATGTTTACCACACAAACATTAGGTTTAAATCCAGAAATTCTTAACGGTGATGAAATTGTAGATCGCTTAAACGACCGTTTTGATATATTACAAAATAAAAGTACAGCAACACACTTGTTTTTTTATGGTGCTGGTTGTGGAACAGATAGGATGAAAAAAATGTTATCTGAAATTTTTAGAGATTATTTTTCGAATGCAATAGTTGTTGTTGAAGAAGATACTTATGCTGCTGTTTTTGCTACTACTCCAAAAGGAGAAAGTGCAATTGTTGGTATTCTTGGTACTGGTTCAAATTGTAGTTATTTTGACGGTAAAGTTCTTGAACAAAAAGTACAATCTTTGGGTTATATCGCAATGGATGATTGTAGTGGTAACGTTTTTGGAAAAGAGTTAATTAGAAAATACTACTTTAATAAAATGCCAAAAGAATTGGCTGAAGTATTTGAAAAAGAGTATGATTTGAGCCCTGATCATATTAAAAATAAATTATATAAAGAGCCAAATCCAAATGCTTATCTAGCGACTTTCGCGAAGTTTTTAATCCAACATAAAGAGCATGAATTTTGTCGTAAGATAATTTTTAAAGCAATGAAATCATTCATTAAAAATTATATTAGACAATTTGAAAATTGTAAAGAAGTACCAGTACATTTTGTGGGTTCAATCGCTTTTTATTTAAAAGAGGAATTAGCTGAGATCTTTGAAAAATATGAACTACAATTGGGGAATGTTTTAAGAAGGCCAATTGATGGTTTAATTGCTTATCATGTTGCAAATAGTTAA
- a CDS encoding translocation/assembly module TamB domain-containing protein, with protein MKSINDDFGIHMKVDEVQLTIFGGVKLKDVLIIDHHKDTLIYTKRINTTILGFKKMLDADLVFGDLAMDGVLFNLKTYKKEKKNNLDYFIDAFGTSKTPSKKKFLLTASSIDLSHGRFILTDENHETPKSVDFTKLKISVTNFKVYGPEVYANIQKMSFLDHRGVYIKSLKGNYSFTQQHMILDKMELKTEESNIKGYAALNYEIEDFSDFVNKVEFDFKLKSSRIASNDIRCFYNELGKNRIFKLRSHITGTLNNLKFLDLSLKDNKGTTILGFINFKNLLGNKDQKFYMNGKFDQLNSNYDDLVSILPNVLGEKLPVIIKKFGNVSLVGNTQLTATSIHANLTAKTALGAVTSKFTIIDMEQSDKATYKGYVVLNSFDIGNLLDNKSLSKVSLNIDVDGKGFSEKYLDTSLKGIISDFAYNGYNYKNISVNGNFKLPLYKGSIIVNDPNLKMNFDGLVNLSKKESQYDFQIKIDKAELHKLNFVSDTISQFNGDAIVDVQGNSIEDLHGNIYINNATYVNSKSTYQFNDFNLNSSFDEKRIRTIKITAPDITNGTIVGKFKFSELKNLVSNSLGSLYTNYKPVKVRKGQFLKFNFEVYNKIVEVFFPEMKISENTVVKGVINSDNNEFKFNFNSPTITASENSFDNIRVSIDNKNPLYNTYIELDSIKTKMYKIRDFSLINVTSKDTLFFRTEFKGGSKGNDYFNLDLYHTIDKDNKNIVGFSKSEIKLKNSLWFLNELNTSNNRLIFDKNLKEFKLDDFILSNKEQEIKLSGEFKGSSYKDINVEFKNFDINALTSAQESFAVNGNLNGKINFNQNKLVYKPTASLVIDDLKVNDHNLGVLKFDIKGDENLKKFTLYSTIENKDFESFSADGSFEIVNKETLFDLNLKFDRFNLATLSSLGGDVISNIRGMVSGNATIGGSVNKPDINGRLYVNDGGLSIPYLNVDYALKDKTIIDLTDEKFLFRNNTLTDTKFKTIGSLNGVVEHKNFSDWKLDLAINSKRLLVLDTQDSEDAAYFGTAFINGNATIKGPTNGLVIRVDAKSEKGSVLKIPINNAESVSENSFIHFITPKEKFNLQKGIVEKKKNYNGLELEFDLEITPNAEVEVILDRNSGHGMKGRGNGTLLFKINTLGNFNMWGDFLPYDGTYNFKYGGLIDKKFNVRKGGSIVWEGNPMRAQLNLEAVYKTSANPALLLENSSVNKKVDVEVVIGIHGDLTHPEPDFMIDFPTIKSVLKSELQTELSDKDVRQTQALYLLSTGSFLSKDGSSQAVSSSLYETASSMLGGIVHSTDEKFEMNFNVVSPDNRPSSQTDGRFEAIVSSKVNERITINGKIGVPFGGVHESSIVGDIDIKYRVNEDGSFNLHFFNKENDINYIGQDIGYTQGVGISYEVDFDTFRELVDKMFKSKKLTNSNKPAEKEIDEDSNLSPDFINFTKPTTPKVDKPKVNQDAVLPEDD; from the coding sequence ATGAAAAGTATCAATGATGATTTTGGGATTCACATGAAAGTTGATGAAGTACAGCTTACAATTTTTGGAGGTGTAAAACTAAAAGATGTCCTCATTATTGATCACCACAAAGATACTTTAATTTATACCAAAAGAATAAATACAACAATTCTTGGATTCAAAAAAATGCTGGATGCTGATTTGGTTTTTGGTGATTTGGCTATGGATGGTGTTCTTTTTAATTTAAAGACCTATAAAAAAGAAAAAAAAAATAATCTGGATTATTTTATTGATGCTTTTGGCACAAGTAAAACACCTTCCAAGAAAAAATTTTTGTTAACTGCTTCAAGTATTGATTTGTCACATGGTCGATTTATTCTGACTGATGAAAATCATGAAACTCCAAAATCTGTTGATTTTACCAAATTAAAAATTTCTGTTACAAATTTCAAAGTTTACGGGCCAGAAGTGTATGCAAATATTCAAAAAATGTCATTTTTGGATCATAGAGGTGTGTATATTAAAAGTCTAAAAGGAAATTATAGTTTTACGCAACAGCACATGATATTAGATAAAATGGAATTAAAAACCGAAGAATCTAATATTAAAGGATATGCTGCATTGAATTATGAAATTGAAGATTTTTCGGATTTTGTAAATAAAGTGGAGTTTGATTTTAAATTAAAATCTTCAAGAATTGCCTCGAATGATATTCGTTGTTTTTATAATGAATTGGGTAAAAATAGAATTTTTAAGCTTAGAAGTCATATTACAGGTACTTTAAATAATTTGAAGTTCTTGGATTTAAGCCTAAAAGATAACAAAGGGACAACTATACTAGGTTTTATAAATTTTAAAAATCTTTTAGGAAACAAAGATCAAAAATTTTATATGAACGGAAAGTTTGATCAGTTGAATAGCAATTATGATGATTTGGTCAGTATACTGCCTAATGTTTTAGGTGAAAAATTACCTGTAATTATAAAGAAATTTGGCAATGTTTCATTGGTTGGTAATACACAACTTACAGCAACTTCAATCCATGCAAATCTTACCGCAAAAACTGCTTTAGGTGCGGTAACGTCTAAATTCACTATTATTGATATGGAGCAAAGTGATAAGGCTACCTATAAGGGATATGTGGTTTTGAATAGTTTTGATATTGGTAATCTATTAGATAATAAGAGTTTATCTAAAGTAAGTTTAAATATTGATGTTGATGGTAAAGGGTTTTCGGAAAAGTATCTAGACACTTCTTTAAAAGGGATTATTTCTGATTTTGCTTATAATGGGTATAACTATAAAAATATATCGGTAAATGGTAATTTTAAATTACCATTATATAAAGGATCAATTATTGTAAATGATCCTAACTTGAAAATGAATTTTGATGGTTTAGTTAATTTAAGTAAAAAAGAAAGTCAATATGATTTTCAGATAAAAATTGATAAAGCTGAATTGCATAAATTGAATTTTGTAAGTGATACTATTTCGCAATTTAATGGCGACGCTATTGTTGATGTACAAGGGAACTCTATTGAGGATCTCCACGGGAATATCTATATAAATAATGCTACTTATGTTAATTCAAAAAGTACGTATCAATTTAATGATTTCAATTTAAATTCGAGTTTTGATGAAAAAAGAATTCGTACTATAAAAATTACTGCACCTGATATTACAAATGGAACAATTGTAGGAAAGTTTAAATTTTCAGAATTAAAAAATTTAGTTTCAAATTCTTTAGGAAGTCTTTATACCAATTATAAACCAGTAAAAGTAAGAAAAGGACAGTTTTTGAAATTTAATTTTGAAGTGTATAACAAAATAGTTGAAGTGTTTTTTCCAGAAATGAAGATAAGTGAAAACACTGTTGTAAAAGGGGTTATTAATTCTGATAATAATGAATTTAAATTTAATTTTAATTCTCCGACTATAACTGCTTCAGAAAATTCTTTCGATAATATTCGAGTTTCTATTGATAATAAGAATCCTTTGTATAATACTTATATCGAATTAGATAGTATTAAAACTAAGATGTACAAAATTCGAGATTTTAGTTTAATTAATGTCACATCCAAAGACACTTTGTTTTTTAGAACTGAGTTTAAAGGAGGTTCAAAAGGTAATGATTACTTTAATTTGGATTTATATCATACTATTGATAAGGATAATAAAAATATAGTTGGTTTTAGTAAATCTGAGATTAAATTAAAAAATAGTTTGTGGTTTTTGAATGAATTAAATACTTCCAATAATAGATTGATTTTTGATAAAAATTTGAAAGAGTTTAAGCTTGATGATTTTATTCTTTCTAATAAAGAACAAGAAATAAAGCTTAGTGGAGAATTCAAAGGAAGTTCGTATAAGGATATAAATGTTGAATTTAAGAACTTCGATATTAACGCATTGACTTCTGCACAGGAGAGTTTTGCTGTCAACGGTAATTTAAATGGTAAAATTAATTTTAATCAAAATAAACTGGTCTATAAGCCAACAGCTTCATTGGTTATTGATGATTTAAAAGTGAATGATCATAATCTGGGTGTCTTAAAGTTTGATATAAAAGGAGATGAAAATTTAAAAAAATTCACTTTATATTCTACTATTGAAAATAAAGATTTTGAGTCTTTTAGTGCTGATGGGAGTTTTGAAATTGTAAATAAAGAAACACTATTTGATTTGAATTTAAAATTTGATCGATTCAATTTGGCTACATTAAGTTCATTAGGAGGTGATGTTATTTCTAATATAAGAGGAATGGTGTCTGGTAATGCTACTATTGGAGGATCAGTAAATAAACCAGATATAAATGGACGTCTTTATGTCAATGATGGAGGTTTAAGTATACCTTATTTGAATGTTGATTATGCTTTAAAGGATAAAACGATAATTGATTTAACTGACGAAAAATTTCTTTTTAGAAATAATACTTTAACAGATACGAAATTTAAGACAATTGGATCTCTAAATGGAGTAGTGGAACATAAGAATTTTTCAGATTGGAAGCTGGATTTGGCAATTAATTCTAAAAGACTTCTTGTATTGGATACTCAAGATAGTGAGGATGCTGCCTATTTTGGAACGGCTTTTATTAATGGTAATGCAACAATTAAAGGGCCTACAAATGGATTGGTTATAAGAGTAGATGCTAAATCTGAAAAAGGATCTGTTCTTAAAATCCCTATTAACAATGCTGAAAGTGTTAGTGAAAACAGCTTTATTCATTTTATTACTCCTAAGGAAAAATTTAATTTACAAAAGGGTATTGTTGAAAAAAAGAAAAATTATAATGGTCTTGAATTAGAGTTTGATTTAGAAATTACACCAAATGCAGAGGTAGAAGTTATTTTAGATAGGAATTCAGGGCACGGTATGAAAGGTAGAGGAAATGGGACTCTATTGTTTAAAATAAACACCCTCGGTAATTTTAATATGTGGGGTGATTTCTTGCCTTATGATGGAACTTATAATTTTAAATATGGTGGTCTTATAGATAAGAAATTCAATGTAAGAAAAGGAGGTTCAATCGTTTGGGAAGGTAATCCAATGAGGGCACAACTTAACCTTGAGGCAGTCTATAAAACATCTGCTAATCCTGCTTTACTGCTTGAAAATTCAAGTGTTAATAAGAAAGTTGATGTTGAAGTTGTTATTGGAATTCATGGCGATTTAACGCATCCAGAACCTGATTTTATGATTGATTTTCCAACAATCAAAAGTGTTTTAAAATCAGAACTTCAGACCGAATTATCAGATAAAGATGTAAGACAAACTCAAGCTTTGTATTTGTTGTCAACTGGGAGTTTCTTAAGTAAAGATGGCTCTAGTCAAGCAGTATCTTCAAGTTTGTATGAAACAGCTTCGAGTATGTTGGGAGGTATTGTGCATTCTACAGACGAAAAGTTTGAAATGAACTTTAATGTTGTTTCTCCAGATAATAGGCCAAGTTCGCAAACCGATGGACGATTTGAGGCAATTGTTTCTTCAAAGGTAAATGAGCGAATTACTATAAATGGAAAAATAGGTGTGCCATTTGGAGGAGTTCATGAATCATCGATTGTAGGAGATATTGATATTAAGTATAGGGTAAATGAAGATGGATCCTTTAATTTGCATTTTTTTAATAAAGAAAACGATATTAATTATATCGGACAAGATATAGGGTATACACAGGGTGTCGGTATATCTTACGAGGTAGATTTTGATACTTTTAGAGAATTAGTAGATAAAATGTTTAAAAGCAAGAAATTAACGAATTCAAATAAACCTGCTGAAAAAGAAATTGATGAAGATTCTAATTTGAGTCCCGATTTTATAAATTTCACAAAACCTACTACCCCCAAAGTAGATAAACCTAAAGTAAATCAAGACGCAGTTCTTCCTGAAGATGACTAG
- a CDS encoding RidA family protein, translating into MKTIIYTEKAPAPIGPYNQAVLTGNTLYTSGQIALNPVTMELVIDNIESETKQVMENMKAVLDAAGMTFENVVKTTIFIMNMNDFGSINSVYGSYFNEKTAPARETVQVACLPKNVNVEISMIAIL; encoded by the coding sequence ATGAAAACAATAATCTATACTGAAAAAGCACCGGCACCAATTGGGCCATACAATCAAGCCGTTTTAACAGGGAACACATTATACACATCTGGCCAAATTGCACTAAATCCAGTAACAATGGAATTAGTTATAGATAATATTGAATCCGAAACTAAACAAGTGATGGAAAATATGAAAGCGGTTCTTGATGCTGCAGGAATGACTTTTGAAAACGTAGTCAAAACCACTATTTTCATAATGAACATGAATGATTTTGGAAGCATTAATTCTGTTTACGGATCTTATTTTAACGAAAAAACCGCTCCAGCTCGTGAAACGGTTCAAGTGGCTTGTTTGCCAAAAAATGTAAATGTAGAAATATCTATGATAGCGATCCTATAG
- the pfkA gene encoding 6-phosphofructokinase → MSKTIKKIGVLTSGGDSPGMNAAIRSVVRTCAFHNIGCVGIYRGYQGMIEGDFKEMGPRSVNNIVNKGGTILKSARSMDFKTPEGREKAHKNLVKAGIDALVVIGGDGSFTGALLFNSEYNFPVMGIPGTIDNDIFGTSHTLGYDTALNTVVDVIDKIRDTASSHNRLFLIEVMGRDAGHIALNAGIGAGAEEILIPEEDLGLERLLDSLRKSKAAGKSSSIVVIAEGDKIGKTVFELKDYVEGNFPEYDVRVSVLGHMQRGGAPSCFDRVLASRLGVKAVESLLEGTSNYMVGLLADKITLTPLEQAIKGHTEIDRELLRVSDIMSI, encoded by the coding sequence ATGTCAAAAACAATAAAAAAGATAGGTGTACTTACCTCTGGAGGAGACTCTCCGGGAATGAATGCCGCTATTCGTTCTGTTGTACGAACATGTGCTTTTCATAACATTGGATGTGTTGGTATTTATAGAGGCTATCAAGGAATGATTGAAGGGGATTTTAAAGAAATGGGACCCCGAAGTGTAAATAACATTGTAAATAAAGGTGGGACTATTTTAAAATCAGCACGTTCAATGGATTTTAAAACTCCTGAGGGACGTGAGAAAGCTCATAAAAACCTTGTAAAAGCTGGTATTGATGCTTTAGTTGTAATAGGTGGAGATGGTTCTTTTACAGGAGCATTATTATTTAATTCTGAATATAATTTTCCTGTGATGGGAATTCCAGGAACTATTGATAATGATATATTTGGTACAAGCCATACTTTGGGCTATGATACCGCTCTAAATACAGTTGTTGATGTAATTGATAAAATTCGTGATACAGCAAGTTCTCATAATAGATTATTTCTTATTGAAGTGATGGGACGTGACGCAGGTCATATCGCATTGAATGCGGGTATTGGAGCAGGGGCTGAAGAAATTCTTATTCCAGAAGAGGATCTAGGATTAGAACGCTTATTAGACTCTTTGAGAAAAAGTAAAGCAGCAGGAAAATCATCAAGTATAGTTGTAATTGCCGAAGGGGATAAAATTGGTAAAACAGTTTTTGAATTAAAAGATTATGTTGAGGGTAATTTTCCAGAATATGATGTACGTGTATCTGTATTAGGTCATATGCAGCGTGGTGGTGCTCCATCATGTTTTGATAGAGTTTTAGCTAGTCGTTTAGGAGTAAAAGCTGTTGAAAGTTTGTTGGAAGGTACATCTAATTATATGGTTGGTTTATTAGCTGATAAAATTACACTTACCCCTTTAGAACAAGCTATTAAAGGACATACTGAAATTGATAGAGAATTACTTCGAGTTTCAGACATTATGTCGATTTAG
- a CDS encoding methylglyoxal synthase codes for MEIAIIAHDGKKEDIVKFLIKNREVLQQENIQFIATGTTGGRAEEAGFKTRRMLSGPLGGDAQIAGRVAEGKTQMVLFFKDPLSSHPHEADVNMLIRVCDVHNVPLATNEATAQLLINAIGSLS; via the coding sequence ATGGAGATAGCTATTATTGCTCATGACGGTAAAAAAGAAGATATAGTAAAATTTTTAATTAAAAACCGTGAAGTTTTACAGCAAGAAAATATACAGTTTATTGCAACAGGAACTACTGGAGGTAGAGCAGAAGAAGCAGGTTTTAAAACTAGAAGAATGTTGTCAGGACCGTTAGGTGGTGATGCGCAAATTGCAGGAAGAGTTGCCGAAGGTAAAACTCAAATGGTTTTGTTTTTCAAAGACCCTCTTTCAAGTCATCCACATGAAGCGGATGTTAATATGCTTATTCGTGTTTGCGATGTTCATAATGTGCCGTTGGCTACAAATGAGGCAACAGCACAATTATTGATTAATGCTATAGGATCGCTATCATAG
- a CDS encoding 16S rRNA (uracil(1498)-N(3))-methyltransferase translates to MQLFYNPTINETTETFSFDKEESKHIIKVLRKKDSDILHVTNGLGLLFKTEITLASDNKCTVQIVSIEKTEVPKYKLHLAVAPTKMNDRYEWFLEKATEIGIHEITPIICDRSERKVINTERFEKIILSAMKQCNQMYLPKLNPAITLKDFLKVKNSGTTLIAHCEETNKKSLKSILIPSTDYTILIGPEGDFSTKEIELALDNNYTPVSLGETRLRTETAAIVACHSVVFSNEI, encoded by the coding sequence ATGCAATTATTTTACAACCCTACTATAAACGAAACTACTGAAACTTTTTCTTTTGACAAAGAAGAGAGCAAACATATTATTAAAGTTTTACGCAAAAAAGATAGTGATATCCTGCATGTTACTAATGGTTTAGGATTATTATTTAAAACAGAAATTACTTTAGCCTCAGATAATAAATGTACCGTTCAAATAGTATCTATTGAAAAAACTGAAGTCCCAAAATACAAATTACATCTTGCGGTTGCTCCAACAAAAATGAATGATCGTTATGAATGGTTTCTTGAAAAAGCAACTGAAATTGGTATACATGAAATCACTCCTATTATTTGTGATCGATCAGAAAGAAAAGTGATTAATACTGAGAGATTTGAAAAAATTATTCTTTCGGCTATGAAACAATGCAACCAAATGTACCTTCCTAAGTTGAATCCTGCTATCACATTAAAAGATTTTTTAAAGGTTAAAAACTCTGGTACAACATTAATTGCACATTGTGAAGAGACCAATAAAAAATCCCTAAAATCGATTCTTATTCCAAGTACTGATTACACAATATTAATTGGACCAGAAGGTGATTTTTCAACCAAAGAAATTGAATTAGCACTTGATAATAATTATACACCAGTGTCATTAGGAGAAACAAGATTACGAACAGAAACAGCTGCTATCGTAGCTTGCCATAGTGTTGTCTTTAGTAATGAAATTTAG
- a CDS encoding DUF4159 domain-containing protein, whose product MKKVLFILLFISLPCFSQEIALLKYNGGGDWYANPTSLPNLIKFCNANINTQIKPKPRTVEPSSPDLLSYPFIHMTGHGNVVFSDSDVANLRKYLIAGGFLHIDDNYGMDQYIRKEIKKIFPNENLIEIPANHPIFQKPFIFANGLPKIHEHDGKRPQPFGIFIEDKLVLLYTYECDLGDGWEDAEVHNDPLEVREKALKMGANIINYIFTN is encoded by the coding sequence ATGAAAAAAGTTTTGTTTATATTATTATTCATTTCCTTACCTTGTTTCTCACAAGAAATCGCTTTGTTAAAATACAATGGTGGAGGTGATTGGTATGCAAATCCAACTTCATTACCTAATTTAATAAAATTTTGCAATGCAAATATTAATACACAAATAAAACCTAAACCCAGAACAGTAGAACCTAGTAGTCCCGATTTACTTTCATATCCATTTATACATATGACGGGACATGGAAATGTTGTGTTTAGCGATTCCGATGTTGCTAATCTTAGAAAATATTTAATTGCTGGCGGATTTCTTCATATTGATGATAATTATGGAATGGATCAATATATCCGCAAGGAAATCAAAAAAATATTCCCTAATGAGAACTTGATTGAAATTCCTGCAAATCATCCAATATTTCAAAAACCATTTATTTTCGCTAATGGATTGCCTAAAATTCATGAACATGATGGTAAAAGACCTCAACCTTTTGGAATTTTTATAGAAGATAAACTCGTATTACTCTATACTTACGAATGTGATCTTGGAGACGGCTGGGAAGATGCTGAAGTTCACAATGATCCATTGGAAGTTCGCGAAAAAGCTTTGAAAATGGGTGCCAATATAATCAACTACATTTTTACAAATTAA